The Calditrichota bacterium genome has a window encoding:
- a CDS encoding T9SS type A sorting domain-containing protein, with amino-acid sequence MEAGVNTYYEGQPVVTLGLDIYNGSPAAVEAFRTATGVTFPLLVQGAAYSTANNGNYRKVVIDPDGIVRYVSGAYELNINAIRSAVDDWLPLDEPTFSFTMQDTLLTYANGGDEVEYVFYGTVDNLTNDSLQVLLSISAVDVPDPLRAYSVCTHITCYPPDSATVDILESFEPMAHDTAISVHMYNLAINPETGFVDTSTITGDYVIRFTASNPDDPEESISYDLYLDQVSSVTPRIVPVPKSAALLRSYPNPFNPETTIEFVVSNPGAVDLNVFNVLGQNVASLVNTPFMSTGTYSAHWRAVNAQGVPLPSGNYIVELNNAGQRAVHKVMLVR; translated from the coding sequence ATGGAAGCAGGTGTGAACACGTATTACGAAGGACAGCCCGTCGTGACGCTCGGTTTGGATATCTATAATGGTTCGCCTGCCGCGGTCGAAGCCTTTCGCACCGCCACGGGAGTGACGTTCCCGCTGCTTGTTCAGGGTGCGGCCTATTCGACCGCGAACAACGGCAACTACCGCAAAGTGGTCATCGATCCCGACGGCATCGTCCGCTACGTATCGGGAGCCTACGAGTTGAACATCAATGCGATTCGATCTGCCGTAGACGATTGGCTGCCGCTCGATGAGCCGACCTTCAGCTTCACCATGCAGGATACGTTGCTGACCTATGCCAATGGCGGCGACGAAGTTGAATATGTCTTCTACGGCACAGTCGACAATCTGACGAACGATTCGCTGCAGGTGTTGTTGTCGATTTCCGCGGTGGACGTTCCCGATCCGTTGCGTGCCTATTCCGTGTGTACGCACATCACGTGCTATCCGCCCGATTCGGCGACAGTCGACATTCTCGAATCTTTCGAGCCGATGGCGCACGATACGGCGATCAGCGTGCACATGTACAATTTGGCTATCAATCCCGAAACGGGATTTGTCGACACGTCGACGATCACAGGGGACTATGTGATTCGCTTCACGGCGTCCAATCCCGACGATCCCGAGGAATCGATCTCATATGACCTCTACCTCGATCAAGTCTCCAGCGTCACGCCGCGAATTGTTCCGGTTCCCAAGTCTGCCGCGTTGCTTCGCAGCTATCCGAATCCGTTTAATCCGGAAACGACGATTGAATTTGTCGTCAGCAACCCCGGTGCGGTGGATCTCAATGTCTTCAACGTGCTCGGACAAAACGTCGCGTCGCTCGTGAACACGCCGTTTATGTCTACCGGCACCTATTCCGCGCACTGGCGCGCCGTCAACGCGCAAGGAGTGCCCCTTCCCAGCGGCAACTACATCGTCGAGTTGAACAACGCCGGGCAACGTGCGGTTCACAAAGTCATGCTCGTGAGATAA
- a CDS encoding redoxin domain-containing protein — protein sequence MKHRIWLAPICALLLAFGSAQAFTVGQPAPDFTLTDSWGNSHTLSEYQGNVVVLMFFGNT from the coding sequence ATGAAGCACAGAATTTGGCTCGCGCCGATTTGTGCGCTGCTCTTGGCCTTCGGAAGTGCGCAAGCATTTACCGTTGGACAACCCGCGCCCGATTTTACCTTGACCGATTCCTGGGGAAACAGTCACACGCTGAGCGAATATCAGGGCAATGTCGTGGTCCTGATGTTCTTCGGAAACACCTGA
- a CDS encoding T9SS type A sorting domain-containing protein: MTAFARLLCIVVVAVGISAMAQPPDSLWSRTYGGNVDEECDAIVKTLDGGLLLVGFTTSFGAGSFDVWLERVDSGGNHIWSHTYGGINVEACYKAIPLEDGGFILAGHTGSYGAGDFDYWLLKIDSQGSQLWSRTYGGSSADRCFDAIRTSDGGYVMAGLTQSFGAHSSDIWILKVSDTGDSLWSRKFGGTGQDVAIAVTESGDGSLLFTGITGSQGEPNGDVILQKLSASGDSLWAHTFGGNQYDAPWAIAQTPTGGYAIAGYTNSMGAGASDFYFVVTDESGNELWHRTYGGAMDEWCYDMIPMSSDGYLLAGRTASFGSGGYDMWALRIALNGDSLWSKTFGTSAFEDCRGATVIGGNYYLAGSEDLNGDGFSDILLVKTGFDSTLDTPETVLLPTTFGLTAYPNPFNGTIQIAYTIDRIGKTELKVYNIVGQEVATLLSGYGSSLGTHNTTWSAINSKGAPLASGTYIVELNNAGQRAVHKVMLVR; the protein is encoded by the coding sequence ATGACCGCGTTCGCGAGACTCCTTTGCATCGTTGTTGTTGCCGTAGGCATATCAGCAATGGCCCAGCCGCCTGACAGCCTCTGGAGTAGGACGTATGGCGGCAACGTGGACGAAGAGTGCGATGCCATTGTCAAAACACTGGACGGCGGCCTGCTTTTGGTGGGATTCACGACGTCATTTGGTGCCGGCAGTTTTGATGTTTGGCTGGAGCGCGTGGACAGTGGTGGCAACCACATCTGGAGTCACACGTACGGCGGAATCAACGTCGAAGCGTGCTACAAGGCGATTCCGCTTGAAGACGGCGGGTTCATTCTCGCTGGGCATACAGGCTCGTACGGTGCCGGAGATTTTGACTATTGGCTGCTGAAAATTGATTCGCAAGGCAGTCAGCTTTGGAGCCGAACGTACGGTGGATCAAGCGCAGATCGATGTTTTGATGCCATAAGAACGAGTGACGGCGGCTATGTCATGGCGGGATTGACTCAGTCCTTCGGTGCACATAGCTCGGACATATGGATACTGAAAGTGTCAGACACCGGCGACAGCCTTTGGAGCCGTAAGTTTGGAGGAACTGGACAAGACGTTGCGATTGCCGTCACGGAATCCGGTGACGGCAGTCTGCTTTTCACGGGCATAACGGGGTCGCAGGGTGAGCCTAACGGAGACGTCATTCTCCAGAAACTTTCCGCAAGTGGCGACAGTTTGTGGGCGCATACGTTTGGAGGAAATCAGTATGATGCTCCGTGGGCCATCGCTCAAACTCCAACGGGCGGCTATGCCATTGCGGGATATACGAACTCGATGGGCGCGGGTGCGTCAGATTTCTACTTCGTCGTAACGGATGAGTCCGGCAATGAGCTCTGGCATCGCACTTACGGCGGCGCCATGGACGAATGGTGCTACGATATGATTCCGATGTCTTCCGACGGTTATCTCTTAGCCGGACGAACAGCGTCGTTTGGCTCCGGCGGCTACGACATGTGGGCTCTCCGTATTGCGCTCAATGGCGACAGTTTGTGGAGCAAGACCTTTGGTACCTCGGCATTCGAAGATTGCAGAGGCGCGACCGTAATCGGAGGCAACTACTACCTCGCAGGCTCCGAAGACCTGAACGGCGATGGATTTTCTGACATTTTGCTGGTGAAGACAGGATTCGACTCCACGTTAGACACTCCGGAAACAGTTCTGCTTCCCACGACGTTTGGATTGACGGCATATCCCAATCCATTTAACGGCACGATTCAAATTGCCTACACCATTGATCGAATCGGCAAAACCGAACTGAAAGTATATAACATCGTCGGTCAAGAAGTCGCGACACTCTTGAGCGGGTATGGAAGTTCACTCGGAACGCACAATACAACTTGGTCTGCTATCAACTCAAAGGGAGCTCCGCTCGCTTCAGGAACATACATCGTCGAGTTGAACAACGCCGGTCAACGTGCAGTCCACAAAGTCATGCTCGTGAGATAA
- a CDS encoding DUF1579 domain-containing protein: MKKLNLIVLAALVALFNVAFAQDGDMEGQAAMKAWMDAGTPGPQHAELAKHVGEWDCVVKMWMDPSQPPMESKGTETIEMIFGGRIQVGHFTGDFMGMPFHGQSMTGYSNFAKVWWGTWIDDMSTALMYSEGTSSDDGKTVTFFGTMDDPASHVMDKTIKQIMKRIDDDHFIFESWDNAKTPQEYKSMEISYTRKK; this comes from the coding sequence ATGAAGAAACTCAATCTCATTGTTTTGGCCGCACTTGTGGCCCTCTTTAATGTCGCCTTTGCGCAAGACGGAGACATGGAAGGACAAGCCGCGATGAAGGCTTGGATGGATGCCGGTACGCCCGGGCCGCAGCATGCAGAATTGGCCAAGCACGTCGGCGAATGGGACTGCGTAGTCAAAATGTGGATGGATCCGTCGCAGCCGCCTATGGAATCGAAAGGCACCGAAACGATCGAGATGATCTTCGGTGGCCGCATCCAAGTCGGTCACTTCACCGGCGATTTCATGGGCATGCCCTTCCACGGCCAGAGCATGACAGGATACTCAAACTTTGCCAAGGTGTGGTGGGGAACTTGGATCGATGACATGAGCACCGCACTAATGTACTCCGAAGGCACTTCCAGTGATGACGGCAAAACAGTCACTTTCTTCGGCACCATGGATGATCCTGCCAGTCATGTCATGGACAAAACCATCAAGCAAATCATGAAGCGTATAGATGACGACCACTTCATCTTCGAAAGCTGGGACAACGCCAAGACTCCGCAAGAGTACAAGTCAATGGAAATTTCCTACACACGCAAGAAATAG
- the groL gene encoding chaperonin GroEL (60 kDa chaperone family; promotes refolding of misfolded polypeptides especially under stressful conditions; forms two stacked rings of heptamers to form a barrel-shaped 14mer; ends can be capped by GroES; misfolded proteins enter the barrel where they are refolded when GroES binds): MASKLIDFDVEARSSLKKGVDTLANSVKVTLGPKGRNVVIEKKWGAPTVTKDGVTVAKEIELEDAVENMGAQMVREVASKTSDIAGDGTTTATVLAQAIIHEGLKNVTAGADPMSLKRGIDKAVAEVVKDLKKNGKGVNGKKDIAAVGTISANNDKTIGDLIADAMDKVGKDGVITVEEAKSMETSLDVVEGMQFDRGYLSPYFVTNPDEMEVDLENPYLLIYDKKVSAMKDLLPILEKVAQAGRAFVIIAEDVEGEALATLVVNKLRGTLKVAAVKAPGFGDRRKAMLEDIATLTGGRVISEEAGFKLENAVMSDLGTAKKIIIDKDNTTIVEGAGKGEEIKGRISQIKKQIESTTSDYDREKLQERLAKLAGGVAVLKVGAATEVEMKEKKARVEDALHATRAAVEEGIVPGGGVALLRAQRVLENFKLDGDEQLGVNIIRRALEEPIRMISQNAGLEGSVVVNKIREHKDYSFGLNASSEVYGDLLDEGVIDPTKVVRVALENAASVGGLLLTTDCAIHEKKEKNPPAPAMPGGGMGGMGGMDY; this comes from the coding sequence ATGGCAAGCAAACTCATTGACTTCGATGTCGAAGCACGTTCGTCGCTGAAGAAAGGCGTCGATACGCTCGCGAATTCCGTGAAGGTCACGCTCGGACCCAAGGGCCGCAACGTCGTGATCGAAAAGAAGTGGGGCGCCCCGACCGTCACCAAGGATGGTGTCACCGTGGCCAAGGAAATCGAACTCGAAGATGCCGTCGAAAATATGGGCGCGCAAATGGTTCGCGAAGTCGCCTCCAAGACCAGCGATATCGCCGGTGACGGAACGACCACCGCGACCGTGCTCGCGCAAGCAATCATTCACGAAGGTTTGAAGAACGTCACCGCCGGTGCCGATCCGATGAGCCTCAAGCGCGGTATCGACAAGGCCGTCGCCGAAGTCGTGAAAGATCTCAAGAAGAACGGCAAGGGCGTGAACGGCAAGAAGGACATCGCCGCCGTCGGTACGATTTCCGCCAACAACGACAAGACTATCGGCGATCTGATTGCCGACGCGATGGACAAGGTTGGCAAGGACGGCGTCATCACCGTCGAAGAAGCCAAGTCGATGGAAACGTCGCTCGACGTCGTCGAAGGTATGCAGTTCGACCGCGGTTACCTGTCGCCGTATTTCGTCACCAATCCCGACGAAATGGAAGTCGATCTCGAGAATCCGTATCTCTTGATCTACGACAAGAAAGTTTCCGCGATGAAGGACCTGCTCCCGATTCTGGAGAAGGTCGCTCAGGCCGGTCGCGCGTTCGTGATCATTGCCGAAGACGTCGAAGGCGAAGCGCTGGCGACGTTGGTCGTCAACAAGCTGCGCGGCACGCTCAAGGTTGCGGCCGTCAAGGCTCCCGGTTTCGGTGATCGTCGCAAAGCCATGCTCGAAGACATCGCCACGCTCACGGGCGGTCGTGTGATTTCCGAAGAAGCGGGCTTCAAACTTGAGAACGCCGTCATGAGCGATCTCGGCACAGCCAAGAAGATCATCATTGATAAGGACAACACCACCATCGTCGAAGGCGCTGGCAAGGGTGAAGAAATCAAGGGCCGCATTTCGCAGATCAAGAAGCAGATCGAAAGCACGACGTCGGATTACGACCGTGAAAAACTGCAAGAGCGTCTGGCCAAGCTCGCCGGCGGTGTTGCGGTGTTGAAGGTTGGCGCCGCGACCGAAGTCGAGATGAAGGAAAAGAAAGCTCGCGTGGAAGATGCTCTGCATGCGACCCGCGCGGCGGTCGAAGAAGGTATCGTCCCCGGCGGCGGCGTGGCTCTGCTGCGTGCGCAAAGAGTGCTTGAGAACTTCAAGCTTGACGGCGACGAGCAGCTCGGCGTGAACATCATTCGTCGCGCGTTGGAAGAACCGATTCGCATGATTTCGCAAAACGCAGGCTTAGAAGGCAGCGTGGTTGTGAACAAGATTCGCGAGCACAAGGATTACAGCTTCGGTCTGAATGCGTCGAGCGAAGTCTACGGCGACTTGCTGGATGAAGGCGTGATCGACCCGACCAAGGTTGTGCGCGTTGCATTAGAAAACGCGGCGTCCGTCGGCGGTCTCTTGCTGACCACCGATTGCGCGATCCACGAAAAGAAGGAAAAGAATCCCCCAGCACCCGCAATGCCCGGCGGCGGCATGGGCGGCATGGGCGGCATGGATTACTAA
- a CDS encoding DUF1579 domain-containing protein, protein MKKLLIFIAAALLALTPLYAQDNGMSEDEMMKKWMEISSPGPQHELLAKTAGEWNTEIKFWLEPGADPMVSNGMQTCEVINGGRVINEISHSEMMGMPFEGHGMTGYDNFRKKYWSTWTDNMATSMMYMEGTSDDDGKTITYNTTMDDPMIGEKDQPVKFVYRWVDDDKHILESWHDVGTPKEYKMMEITYTRKQ, encoded by the coding sequence ATGAAAAAACTCCTGATCTTTATTGCCGCTGCATTGCTTGCGCTGACCCCGTTGTACGCGCAGGACAACGGCATGTCCGAAGATGAGATGATGAAGAAGTGGATGGAAATTTCTTCACCCGGTCCGCAGCATGAACTGCTCGCGAAAACCGCGGGTGAGTGGAACACCGAGATCAAATTCTGGCTGGAGCCCGGCGCCGATCCGATGGTTAGCAACGGCATGCAAACGTGCGAAGTAATCAACGGCGGCAGAGTCATCAACGAAATAAGTCACAGCGAAATGATGGGCATGCCGTTCGAAGGCCACGGCATGACGGGCTATGACAACTTCAGAAAGAAGTACTGGTCAACGTGGACCGACAACATGGCGACCTCGATGATGTACATGGAAGGCACCAGCGATGACGACGGCAAGACCATTACCTACAACACCACAATGGATGATCCCATGATCGGAGAAAAGGATCAGCCTGTGAAGTTTGTGTATCGCTGGGTAGACGACGACAAGCATATTTTGGAAAGCTGGCACGATGTAGGGACTCCAAAAGAATACAAAATGATGGAAATCACCTATACGCGCAAGCAGTAG
- a CDS encoding threo-3-hydroxy-L-aspartate ammonia-lyase: protein MLPTAYDVLDAAKTLKGIAHKTPVHTSRTLDAKSNANVYLKCENFQRVGAFKFRGAYNAMSQLTFEEKRRGVITHSSGNHAQAVALVGALLDIKTTIVMPQDAPPIKLAATRSYGANVVLYDPNERTREEISAELKEQHGYVLIPPYDHPHIIAGQGTAALELVNDYPDLDALLVPCGGGGLLSGSALAAKHVIPNIKVIGVEPELANDATLSWRTGELHTVKNPPTIADGTRTPSLGKLTFPLVRTHVDDFVNVSETNIIDATKFLFERMKLVVEPSGALGIAALLNGNIKGERIGVIISGGNLDPKVLLL from the coding sequence ATGCTTCCCACCGCCTACGACGTCCTCGACGCCGCCAAAACTCTTAAGGGCATCGCACACAAAACTCCCGTGCATACTTCGCGCACACTCGACGCAAAAAGCAACGCGAACGTCTATCTGAAGTGCGAAAACTTTCAGCGTGTCGGCGCGTTCAAATTTCGCGGCGCGTACAATGCGATGTCGCAACTGACTTTCGAGGAAAAACGCCGCGGCGTCATCACGCACTCGTCTGGCAATCATGCGCAGGCCGTAGCATTGGTCGGAGCGTTGCTCGACATCAAAACAACCATCGTCATGCCGCAGGATGCTCCGCCGATCAAGTTAGCCGCCACTCGCAGCTATGGCGCGAATGTGGTGTTGTATGATCCCAATGAGCGCACGCGCGAAGAAATCTCCGCCGAGCTAAAAGAGCAGCACGGTTATGTTTTGATTCCGCCCTACGATCATCCGCACATCATCGCCGGACAAGGCACAGCCGCGCTTGAACTCGTAAACGACTATCCCGATCTTGATGCTCTGTTGGTTCCCTGCGGCGGAGGAGGATTGCTATCCGGAAGTGCGTTAGCTGCCAAACACGTCATTCCCAACATCAAAGTCATCGGAGTAGAACCCGAACTTGCCAACGACGCGACACTCTCGTGGCGAACCGGCGAATTGCACACGGTGAAAAATCCACCTACAATCGCAGACGGCACTCGCACACCATCATTAGGTAAATTGACGTTTCCGTTAGTGAGAACACACGTCGATGATTTTGTCAACGTATCCGAAACTAATATCATCGATGCCACAAAGTTTCTTTTCGAAAGAATGAAACTCGTCGTCGAGCCGAGTGGTGCATTAGGCATTGCGGCGTTGCTGAATGGCAACATCAAAGGTGAACGAATTGGAGTAATCATCAGCGGCGGCAACCTTGATCCCAAAGTCTTGCTGCTCTAA
- a CDS encoding 2-isopropylmalate synthase, with amino-acid sequence MRTIQFYDTTLRDGEQTPFVVFSVEQKLTLARAIAEMGVDIIEVGFPAASESEQEAVRKVAQEVKSSVIAGLARCRTGDVDITAKALEAADKARISIVLPVSDRHLSASLRMTRPQAEESIATAVAHAKKYLDDVEFIATDATRTAESDLISALNSAVQSGATTLVVADTVGCGRPAEIKSLFERIRSKFPKEVKLGIHCHNDFGLATANSVAALEGGADQVEGTINGLGERAGNTALEEVAMILKYHESSLNLATNIKLGRIIETSHLVREVSGVVVQPNKALVGQNAFLHAAGMHQQAMLADPLTFEPFGPEMVGGEAALEDRIIFGKFLGKNGLKKLLSLDGVELSDNELEALVGRIRAAIERRETVSRRKMLEWARSR; translated from the coding sequence ATGCGCACCATCCAATTTTACGATACCACTCTGCGCGACGGAGAACAAACCCCGTTCGTTGTCTTCTCGGTCGAACAAAAGCTGACTCTCGCCCGCGCCATAGCCGAAATGGGAGTGGACATCATCGAAGTCGGCTTTCCAGCAGCCTCAGAGTCCGAACAAGAGGCCGTTCGCAAAGTTGCGCAAGAAGTAAAATCCTCGGTAATCGCAGGGCTTGCCCGCTGCCGGACCGGTGACGTGGACATCACCGCCAAGGCCCTCGAAGCTGCCGACAAAGCAAGAATTTCCATAGTCTTGCCGGTTTCTGATCGGCACCTTTCGGCTTCACTTCGCATGACCCGGCCGCAAGCCGAGGAAAGCATCGCAACAGCCGTAGCTCATGCCAAGAAATACCTCGATGATGTCGAATTCATCGCTACCGATGCCACGCGCACAGCCGAATCTGACCTAATATCCGCCCTAAATTCTGCCGTTCAGTCCGGTGCGACCACATTGGTCGTCGCCGATACCGTCGGGTGCGGTCGTCCTGCTGAGATAAAGTCACTCTTCGAGAGGATCAGGTCAAAATTCCCCAAAGAAGTCAAGCTCGGCATTCATTGCCACAACGACTTCGGACTGGCGACGGCCAATTCGGTTGCGGCACTGGAGGGCGGCGCAGACCAGGTCGAAGGCACCATCAACGGCCTCGGCGAACGAGCCGGCAATACCGCGCTTGAAGAGGTCGCAATGATCCTGAAATATCATGAATCCTCCTTGAATCTCGCCACCAACATCAAACTGGGCCGCATTATTGAAACCTCGCACCTTGTCCGTGAGGTTTCAGGAGTAGTGGTTCAGCCCAACAAAGCGCTGGTGGGTCAGAATGCTTTCCTCCACGCCGCTGGAATGCACCAACAAGCCATGCTGGCCGATCCATTGACTTTTGAGCCTTTTGGCCCCGAAATGGTCGGAGGAGAAGCCGCCCTCGAAGACCGCATAATATTTGGTAAGTTCTTAGGAAAAAATGGCTTAAAAAAGCTGCTCTCGCTTGATGGCGTGGAGCTTTCAGACAATGAACTTGAGGCCCTCGTGGGTCGGATTCGGGCGGCTATCGAACGCCGCGAAACCGTGTCCCGCCGCAAAATGTTGGAGTGGGCAAGAAGCCGCTGA
- a CDS encoding co-chaperone GroES, which translates to MKIKPIDERVLIHPLEKEEKTVGGIIIPDTASKDRPQMGEIVAMGDDVEIADRKQKKMSEMLKVGDTIVYARYGGTEVKLDDKEYMLISRSDILAVVVK; encoded by the coding sequence ATGAAAATCAAGCCGATTGATGAGCGCGTCCTGATTCACCCGCTCGAGAAGGAAGAGAAAACCGTTGGTGGGATTATCATTCCGGATACCGCGTCGAAGGACCGTCCGCAAATGGGCGAGATCGTGGCCATGGGCGATGACGTTGAAATCGCCGATCGCAAGCAAAAGAAAATGTCCGAGATGCTCAAAGTTGGCGACACCATCGTGTACGCGCGCTACGGCGGCACCGAAGTCAAGCTCGATGACAAGGAATACATGCTCATCAGCCGCAGCGATATCCTCGCTGTTGTTGTTAAGTAG
- a CDS encoding AIPR family protein, translating to MAIFRIPALAGLVRHLDDPTDPERSSHHALIRLADLPPDIPKDVNPRDQNLNSRVSNDIREGLREHSVFFHLLNRGITIIASSAFYDTKRAEFVIDVPSNGDVFSDSALENSALVDDKSPHHGGSSDSSDDEKIIDMDEWIGDATFGIVDGGHTYAVIQQAKANAELDTNLARSLKNAFVRLEVLVGVDRVQLDEMRRLTTAIARARNTSAQVRPQAIANLDRQFDWLKDLLNERNRPYRNIIAYRENQGKAEADARGVKMIDIRDVVQLLTIFHPKFLTDESQPVIAYSSAERCLMNYINEQKQPNQNSLGDVLSAPGYKQLAPIASEILEFYAFLLDTFKDNYRLAGGKKALLEDEDEDEDLNPPKKQGPGKANRVPALTSKSKLHHLYFLEKYSGYDMSKLKKHSKGIPHQGLVLPLLGGFRALAEVQADGNVGWKVTVPELIEIYQENAQKYVKTVFTLMAREKDNPQQIGKDASSWQLFYALVNSDYSNFIRNKEAK from the coding sequence ATGGCCATTTTTCGAATACCTGCTCTTGCAGGCTTAGTTCGTCATCTCGACGATCCCACCGATCCTGAGCGTTCCTCCCACCACGCGCTCATCCGCTTGGCAGACCTGCCACCTGACATCCCCAAAGACGTAAATCCCCGAGACCAGAATCTGAATTCGCGCGTGTCTAATGACATACGCGAAGGACTTCGTGAGCATTCTGTCTTCTTCCATTTGCTGAATCGTGGAATCACAATTATTGCAAGTAGTGCGTTCTATGACACGAAGCGTGCAGAATTTGTGATTGACGTTCCAAGTAACGGTGACGTGTTTTCTGATTCTGCGTTGGAAAATAGTGCTTTGGTTGACGACAAAAGTCCACATCACGGAGGAAGCTCGGACTCCAGTGACGATGAAAAGATCATTGACATGGATGAATGGATTGGAGATGCAACTTTTGGCATTGTTGACGGTGGGCACACTTATGCGGTGATTCAACAAGCGAAAGCGAATGCAGAGTTGGACACAAACTTGGCGCGTTCTCTCAAGAACGCGTTCGTCCGGCTTGAGGTGCTAGTTGGCGTTGATCGCGTTCAGTTGGACGAAATGAGGCGTTTGACAACAGCCATTGCGCGTGCGCGAAATACTTCGGCGCAAGTTAGACCACAGGCGATCGCAAATCTCGACAGACAGTTTGACTGGCTTAAGGACTTGTTGAACGAGAGGAACCGGCCATATCGCAACATTATTGCTTACAGAGAGAACCAAGGCAAGGCAGAAGCCGATGCGCGTGGTGTCAAGATGATCGACATTCGTGATGTCGTCCAACTTCTCACGATCTTTCATCCCAAGTTTCTGACAGATGAGTCACAGCCGGTAATCGCGTATTCAAGCGCGGAACGATGCTTGATGAACTATATCAACGAGCAGAAGCAACCTAACCAGAACTCTCTTGGTGATGTACTGAGTGCGCCGGGTTACAAGCAACTGGCACCGATTGCTTCAGAGATTCTAGAGTTCTACGCTTTTCTCCTTGATACATTTAAGGACAATTATCGGCTGGCCGGAGGCAAAAAGGCGTTGTTAGAGGACGAAGATGAAGATGAAGATCTCAACCCGCCAAAGAAACAAGGACCTGGTAAGGCCAACCGTGTTCCCGCCCTGACAAGCAAATCCAAACTTCACCATTTGTATTTCTTGGAGAAATACTCGGGGTACGACATGAGCAAGTTGAAGAAGCATAGCAAGGGAATTCCACACCAAGGCCTTGTTCTTCCATTGTTGGGTGGATTTCGGGCTCTAGCTGAAGTCCAAGCTGATGGCAATGTTGGGTGGAAGGTGACGGTACCAGAACTGATAGAAATTTACCAAGAAAACGCGCAGAAGTATGTGAAGACAGTTTTCACATTGATGGCTAGGGAAAAAGACAATCCCCAGCAGATTGGTAAGGATGCGTCGTCTTGGCAACTCTTTTACGCGCTTGTTAACTCAGACTATTCGAATTTCATTCGCAATAAAGAAGCCAAGTAG
- a CDS encoding DUF1579 family protein, which produces MAEMTQQEMMENWMKNATPGAQHERMAKECGEYSVAMDEGGKTMSGDVKMEMILGGRVQLQRFTMDYQGMPFEGAGMMGYDNFTQRYWFTWNDNMSTGLFTLWGKEQDGGKKIVFEGAMDSPGMNMRDVPTRHMYTYLNENEFMYQAWIFPGTAQEKKTMEMHYKRK; this is translated from the coding sequence ATGGCAGAAATGACTCAGCAAGAGATGATGGAAAACTGGATGAAGAATGCCACGCCCGGTGCGCAGCATGAAAGAATGGCAAAAGAATGCGGCGAGTATTCCGTTGCCATGGACGAAGGCGGCAAGACTATGTCAGGCGACGTTAAGATGGAAATGATTCTCGGCGGCCGCGTACAACTGCAGCGTTTCACCATGGACTATCAAGGTATGCCCTTCGAAGGCGCGGGCATGATGGGCTACGACAACTTCACCCAGCGTTATTGGTTCACGTGGAATGACAACATGTCCACGGGACTTTTCACACTTTGGGGAAAAGAGCAGGACGGCGGAAAGAAAATAGTTTTCGAAGGCGCGATGGACAGCCCCGGAATGAATATGCGCGATGTTCCGACTCGCCACATGTACACATACTTGAACGAAAACGAGTTCATGTATCAGGCATGGATATTCCCCGGCACCGCGCAAGAAAAGAAAACCATGGAAATGCACTACAAGCGCAAGTAA